GCACGGCCCGGCGGAGGAAGGCCCGGTTGGCCTGGGCCATCAGTGGGGCGTCGGGAACCGCGGCGATCATCGCCTGGGCGGCGGCGCGGTCAGCGGCGAAGTTGTGCGAGCCGCCGAGGTAGTAGTCGTACATCCGGGCGACGCTCGGCCGCTCCACGTCGATACTCTCCGGTGCCCAATTCGGCCGATCCATTTTCGCCCCTCTTGCCCTTTTTGAACGGTTCATGCCTGCCTGGTAGCGGTAGTTATTGTGCCCGCTCCATGCCCGTCCATCCAGACCGTCCCGGGATCATCGGCGCATCCTGCCGCGCCCGGATCCCTCAGGCGACCACCATCGGCGGCGGTGAGGCGGCCGCCTCCCTTCCCGTACCGACGGACACCGCCCGGCCGGACGCCGACGGTCTCGGCGGACACCGCCCGGCCGGACGCCGACGGTCTCGGCGGACACCGCCCGGCCGTACGGCGGTGGTGGTGTGTGGGCCGGCCTCCCCGCCGCCGGCACCCACCGACCAAATCAGAACTTCGGGGCGTCCGGGGCTTCCAGCAGGCCCAACCGCAGCGCGGTCATCAGCGCCTGGGCCCGGTTGGCGGCACCCAGTTTTTCGTACAGCTTGGAGATGTGGGTCTTGGCGGTGGACTCGCTGACGAACAGTTGCTTGGCGATGCCCGCGACGCTCATTCCGTCAGCGAGCAGACGGAGCACCTGGCCCTCGCGAGGGGACAGTTGCGGACCCGACGGAGCCAGCCGCCGTTTCATCGCCTCGGCCAGATCGGCGGCGGTGAACGCACTCGGCGAGGAAGCGGCGTGCCGGGCCGCCGCCACCACCTCGTCGGCCGGTGCCGTCTTCGGCACGAACGCGCTGGCGCCCGCCTCCAACGCGCCGAACAACTGATCGTCACCGGCGTACATGGTGAGCACCACGATGCCCATCGTGGAACTGGACTTGCGCAACGCCCGGGTCGCTTCCAGGCCGCTGCCGTCCGGCAGTCGCAGGTCCATGATCACGACGTCGGGTTGCAGGGCGCCCGCCTGGCGTACGCCCTCGGCCGCGGTTGCGGCCTCACCGACGACCTCGAACTGCCGGTCCCGCTCGAACGCGTGCCGCAGGCCCTTGCGGATGAGGTCGTGATCATCGACAAGCAGGACCTTGGTCCGGGTGGTCGGTGTGGGGCTGGTGGTCATGCTTTGGCTACTCCCCTTCTGATGCTGTCACGCTATCGCGCACGCTATCGCGCCGGGGCGAGGTTCCGAGCACCACTGCCACGGTCGTTCCGCTCGGGTGTCGTGGCCTGATCTCCAACCGGCCCCGGATACGTTCCGCTCTCTCCGCCATGATCGCAAGACCGTACCTGCCGTCCGGACGCTGGTCAGCGATCCCCTGACCGTCATCCGACACTTCTATTTGCGCATAGGGGGGGTCTATGTCGCACGTGACCCACAGATTCGCCGCCCCGGCGTGCTTACGCGCATTGGTAATCGCCTCCTGGGCGATGCGCAGCAGTTCCGCCTCCGTCGCCGCCGGCAGCCGGGCACCGGACTCGTCGAGCGACAGGTGCACCCGCAACCGACCCGACGAGCCGACGGTACGGGCGTACTCGGCGATCGCCGCGCCCAGCCCACCGTGCCGGTCCACCTCGCTGCGCAACTCGAACAGGCTGAGTCGTAGCTCGGTGATCACCCTGGTCACCTCACCGCGCAGCGTCCGCAGCTCCTCGGCGGTGTCGGTGGCGTCCTCGGGAAGGGTCGCCAGGGCGTTGTCGATGCCGTACCCGACCATCACCAGCTCCTGGGCGACGCCGTCGTGGATCTCCCGGGCCAGCCGCTGCCGCTCCTCGTTGGTGGCCAGCGACCGGACCTCGTCGAACAGCAACGCGGCCTCCAGCCGCAGCGCCGCCGGCCGGGTGAGCGCGGTGATCCGGGCGACCACCGGAGCCGGATAGGCGTTGGCGCTGTCGGTCTCCAGGATCACCAGACCGACCGTACGGACGCCGGCGACCAACGGGACCACCAACGCCGACACGTCGCCACCGGGATGCGACCGGGCCTGGGACCGGGCGGCGGTCTGCGGCAGCTGGCTGGCCCACGCGTCGGCGATCGCCGAATCGGCGTCCAGCGTCGTCTCCCAGTCGACCCGGTCCAGCCCGGCCTGGGCCAGCACCACCAGCCGCCCGCCGCCGCTACCGGAGAGGACCGCGGTCCGGCCGGCCGGCGCCACCGTCCGCAGCTCTTCGATCAGGTGCTCGGAGATGCTGCCCGGGTCCAGGGTGGCGCCGGGCAGCTGACGGGCGACGCTGCGCAGCTGGGTGAGCAGCCGGGTGGCCTCGGCGTACGGGGCCGGTTTGCCGTCGCCCCGGGCCTGCAACACCTGCTGCAGCGTGCCGGCGGCCAGAATGCCCAGACCGGCCAGGATCAGCCACTGGGCGCAGACCGCGAGGTAGCCGAGCTGGGTGATCTGTCGCTGGTCGCCGACGGTGGTGAACGCCCCGCAGGCGACCAGGGTCACCGCCGCGACGCCGAGTAGCGCCGTCGCCTCCCGGGTACGGCGCTGCAGCACCGACACGGTCAACGGCACCGACAGGTACGGCAGCATCGCCGAGGCGCCCAGGCCGGCGCCGATCGCGGCGCGGACGAGGGCGGCCGCGGCGACCTCGCTGGTCGCCATCGCGACGATCACCACTTCGGCGAGCCGACCGATCGGGGCGATCACCGGATGCCGGGGGGCCAGCACCGCCGGCGCGCCGGCGATCGCGAGCAGTGCCACCCACCGCAGCTGATCGAGGTCGCGGGTGGCGATCAGCGTCAGCACCGCGACGAGCGCGAGCATGACCAAGCGGGCCACGGCGGCGAGTGGATGCGGGCGCGGGACGTCGGACGTCGATGCGGACACGTGACGGATGGTAGTCAGCCCCCGTAGATCTCGGTGATCTCGGCCTCGTGGTTGCTGAGCACCACTGTCCGTTTCACCTTCAGCGAAGGGGTGAGTTCACCGGTCGCCTCGGTGAAGTCCCGGTCCAGGATCCGGAACCGTCGGATCGACTCGGCGCTGGACACGGAACGGTTGGCCTCGTCGACCGCCTGCTGGATCTCGGCCCGCAGGGCCGGATCGTCGCGCAGGTGGGCCACCGTCCGGTCGGCTGGTTGCCCGTTGCGTTCCAGCCACCCCGACCAGGCGTCCTCGTCGATGGTGATCAGCGCGGCGATGAACGGTCTGCGGTCGCCGATCACCATGCACTGGCTGACCAGCGGGTGTGCCCGTACCTGGTCCTCCAGGGCCGCCGGGGCGACGTTCTTGCCGCCGGCGGTGACGATCAATTCCTTCTTGCGGCCGGTGATGGTCAGGTAACCGTCTCCGTCGAGCTGGCCCAGGTCGCCGCTGTGGA
The sequence above is a segment of the Solwaraspora sp. WMMD406 genome. Coding sequences within it:
- a CDS encoding response regulator transcription factor, yielding MTTSPTPTTRTKVLLVDDHDLIRKGLRHAFERDRQFEVVGEAATAAEGVRQAGALQPDVVIMDLRLPDGSGLEATRALRKSSSTMGIVVLTMYAGDDQLFGALEAGASAFVPKTAPADEVVAAARHAASSPSAFTAADLAEAMKRRLAPSGPQLSPREGQVLRLLADGMSVAGIAKQLFVSESTAKTHISKLYEKLGAANRAQALMTALRLGLLEAPDAPKF
- a CDS encoding GAF domain-containing sensor histidine kinase, with product MSASTSDVPRPHPLAAVARLVMLALVAVLTLIATRDLDQLRWVALLAIAGAPAVLAPRHPVIAPIGRLAEVVIVAMATSEVAAAALVRAAIGAGLGASAMLPYLSVPLTVSVLQRRTREATALLGVAAVTLVACGAFTTVGDQRQITQLGYLAVCAQWLILAGLGILAAGTLQQVLQARGDGKPAPYAEATRLLTQLRSVARQLPGATLDPGSISEHLIEELRTVAPAGRTAVLSGSGGGRLVVLAQAGLDRVDWETTLDADSAIADAWASQLPQTAARSQARSHPGGDVSALVVPLVAGVRTVGLVILETDSANAYPAPVVARITALTRPAALRLEAALLFDEVRSLATNEERQRLAREIHDGVAQELVMVGYGIDNALATLPEDATDTAEELRTLRGEVTRVITELRLSLFELRSEVDRHGGLGAAIAEYARTVGSSGRLRVHLSLDESGARLPAATEAELLRIAQEAITNARKHAGAANLWVTCDIDPPYAQIEVSDDGQGIADQRPDGRYGLAIMAERAERIRGRLEIRPRHPSGTTVAVVLGTSPRRDSVRDSVTASEGE